Part of the Pseudobacteriovorax antillogorgiicola genome, TTCATGTTCCAAAAGCCAATCCACCCTAGCAGCAATATCGTAGCTCGATCCCTTCAAAAAAGCCTGGCAGTATTGATTCAAGAATTCATAATTGCTCTTAAGCCAAGAGGCTTGCCGATTGGAGAATCCAATCAATTCAGCTTCGTTGGCTTCACCTTTCATCAACTTAACGATGAATGGGTGGCGATCAACCTTATCATGGTCGTATCGCGTTTTTTCCCGTAGCAATGTCAAGGTACTTTTATCCAACTGCTCGTCAATAAGTCCCACAAGTATTCCTTTTAAAATCAGCCGCTACAGAGGCAACTCCTCATGGCTATTGATTCGGCATCACTGATTTGATCACAGCAAAAAGCTCCTCTGTGGATACCGGTTTCGAGATATAGGAATTGAATCCATGTTCCAAGGCTCTGATCCTATCCTTCGGATACGAGTATGCCGTTAGCGCAATAGCTTTGATAGAGCTAACCTCCGACCTCGGCGAGCTTCGCAATGACTTGATCAGCTCATAACCATCCATCTCGGGCATGCCAATATCAGAGATAACAAGGTTTTGTTTCGGATCGCTGGAGAGCAGGTTCAGCGCTTCAATGCCGTTGCCGGCAGTTTTTACATTCGCACCTTGCAAACTTAAAACTTTCTGCAAGAAACTTGCCGCGTCTGTTTCATCCTCAACAATTAAGACATTTAAGTTTTCAAACTCTCCTCCCGAACCCAGCTCATCTTCGTCATAGATACTGACTTTAGGGCTTTCCGAATCGACAAAAGCAACGGGAACGGTAGGGAACTCCACCTGAAATATTGTGCCCCTCCCTCGCCCTTCACTACTGGCGCTAACCTCTCCACCATGTAGCTCAATGAGCTGCTTTACAATTGCCAAGCCAAGGCCAAGGCCCTTCTTTTTGTGGTCCTTATCCAGCTGTTTGAAACGCTCAAATACTAGATCCATTTCATCACGATCGAGCCCGCGCCCATAGTCTTGCACGGAAATGGACACTGCCCGATCAGTTTTAGCGAGCCTGACTTCAACAGAGCTATCGTGGGGAGAAAACTTAATGGCGTTACTTACCAGATTCCAGATAATCTGTTTGACTCTTATGGGATCTCCAATAACCGATAGGGAATGACCTTCGGAACTGCGACAGAGCTTGATATTCTTAGCGATAGCGGCAGCCGCAAACCCTTCGCAAACACTATTGACAATATCAGGAAGATATACCTGCTGCACATCAAGCTTTAAGTTACCTGTAATAATCTGCGAGTAGTCTAGGAGATCTTTGATCAGCTGGCTCTGGGTTTGGGCGTTGTTCTGGATGACCCTTAGAGCATCTTCCTTATCCTGCGAGGTAGCCGAGCGATTCAAAGCAATTTGCGACCAGCCCAGAATAGAATTCAGCGGGGTTCGTAATTCATGGGATATATTAGCAAGAAATTGATCCTTAGCCTTATCAGCCTCTTGTAGCTTCTTAACTGTGACTTCGGCTTCAAGCAGTTTATTGACAACGTGAAAGGCAAAGTAGGTATTAAACTTCTCTGATACCAAGACATCAGCCTCGGACCAGCGCTGTGACTCACCTTTCACAGTTTCTTGCCAAAGCTCAAAAGACCCCCTGGGTGACAAGCGCTCTGCCTTGGGCAAGTTGGGAGCCTTTGGCTTTCCTCCCCAATTTATCTGGTGGATCTTTTCCTTTCGAAACCAAAGAGTTCCTACATCCGCTTTATCAAGGCTTAGCCAAGATAAGAGATAACCTGCGATATCTTGTGATGGAAACGGAAGGTCCTTCTGACGATGGCTATACTTGGTCGCTTGCAGATCCCCCTGTTTTGACTCTTGGATCAACCGAGAAATCTGATCATTAGTCGGAGTATCGCCGACCTTGATGAACTTACCGCGAGAAAAATATACAAAACCGCAGGCATCTTGCAGCTTCAGCAAGTCTTTGCCCATTTTATCTAGAGCTGCTTGGAGAGTTTTCTTCTTTGATAGCCGTAGGATCAGTTCGTGGAGGGCCTCGTTCCTTTCAAAGGTTCGCGACGCTCGTTCTTCGGCCTCTTTTGACCCCAGCTGATGGCTGAAGCTTTGCCCGAGAACCTCAAGATTAAGCCTTTTCTGCATACTTAGGTAGAGGGGCGCATAATGATGGCAAGCAATGAGACCCCACAATCTATCATTGATAACTATGGAAACCGATAGTGACGCCTTGACCTCCATGTTCCTAAGGTATTGCAGGTGAATCGGAGACACGCTGCGGCTCATACTATGTGTCATATCAATATGTTTTCGACCCGTCCTGATATCAGGATAAATTCCGGCTTGCTCACCATCAACATCAGCAATAATACGAATCCAATTGAGCTTATAGAGCGCTCTAGCCTGTGCTGGTATATCGCTTGCTGGATAGTTGAGCCCTAAGAATGGTTCTAGAATTTGCTCCTTAGCTTCCGCAATAACTTCGCCATTATTTTCCTGATCGAAGCGATAAACCATCACGCGATCGTAACCAGTATAACCCTTCACCCATGTTGCAACCTCTTGGGCCTGCTCCATAAGACTGCTACGATTCAGCTTTGGAATCACAAAGCTCTCGCCGCTGCGGTCCCATGATTTGAGTCCAGATCCCTTGGTTCCAATATCAAACTCAATCACCATTTGATCATTGCTTATATAGGCTACCCCAGCCAGCTTTCGAGCAGCATGGTCCACAAGATATGATTGATCTAGACAAAACCTAAAAAATTGGCGGCTTTGGCTCTGCAAGCACTTGGCATATAAAGTTTCAATCTGCTCACGCGCCTAATCACCACCATCGAGGAACTGGTAAAAACTTGTGCCCAGTTCCGGCTTTACTTTAAAGAGTCGATCAATATTTCCACTGTAGTAGCAAATATCTCCAGTTTGCACCTGAAAGCCAATCAACAACCCAAAGTCTTGAATTGCTTCCGGCCTATGAATGGGCTCATCTTCACAATTGTCTAAACTAACGATATACTCTTCCTGTGAGCGACTCATATGATACCTACGTGACTAGAGATTTCTCACCAATGACATACAAGTATTGATCACCTGTAGCGGATCGGTGTCCTTCGAGATATAACTGTCAAAAATTTTTGCCTCAGGGATATGTCGATAGTCGTAGGAAGTATAGGCTACCAACAACTTGCCATCTAGCTTTCCATCTTGAGACAAGCGATTCAAAAGACTTAGACTATCGCCATCTGGAAATGAAATATCACTCAAAATCAAATCCGGCTCTAAACTTAAGTGAAGTTCTTCCAGATCTTTCAAGTTCGAGCAGAACTGCCAAGTCATGTGCTCTTCAGCGCCCATAATTTCAATGACTCGCCGAAGCATTTTCGATACGTCTTCACAATCTTCGGCAACAAGAATCTTATAGGATGCCAAACCTACCCCCCCTAATAAAAACATGCAAGTCGTTGCGAACCGAAACACACGGGAAAATATGCGTTCAGCTCTATCTCTGTTTGACAGTAGGGCATAGGTTACACTTAGAAGGTCCTCTCCCTCAAGACCTCCATCTCAAGTGCCAACTTTCGCTGCATTACACGTCTATTTAGTCATAAAGAACTTCAGTTTAAATGTCTAGTTTTTTGCGAAATGAGATAATCTATAAAGGCTAGTTGCTAGGCTGCTGTCAAAATAAGCGAAAGCCCATTTGACAGCAGGAGTATCAATTGATTTTGGAGCGGTGATAGTGGGTGGTCATCTTATTTGATACATGGGTGGTAAGTCCCTTTCAAAGATCGTAGCTGGATGCATAAAGAACTCTTGAAAATCCTGATATGCAGTGGTTCCTGTTAGACCTTTGTGAGGAACATAAGGCCCACTCCATGTACTATTGATCCAGGTTAACACCCAGGCGATTCCCCTCGCCTTGGGGTGACTTACAATTGGCTTTAAAATATGTTCCGTCCAGAATCGGCTATCCACTTGGGGGTACCCATTTCTATGTCCTGTCTCTGTGAAAGCCGCAAGTTTGCCCTTTTGCTCCGCATATTCAGTTATGATTGCCAAACTTTCCAGCATCCTCTCAATACTAAAGTAAGAGACACTTCCCGGTTCATAGCCATCGATGCCTAAAATATCTACGTAGTTATCACCGGGATAGTAGGTGAAGTCTGGATCAATGTTTGGCGACCAAGCAAACAAAACGTTATTGACCCGCGGTTTCACGTAGTCAACAAAAAGCCTGTAGAACTGAATATAATTCTCATTCCCTATGTGATTTCCCCACCAAAACCAATCGCCATTCATTTCATGAAATGGGCGGAGCACAATTGGAAAGCCAAGCTCGTTGACAATGGAGATCATCTCGTCGAGTTTACTTAGAAACCAGGGAAGAGCCTTTGGGTCTTTTCCAAGTATTCTTGGCACCAAGTCTTTTGTTTTTTCACTCACGTAAAACGAAGTACCATCGGGCCCAGTCATATGCCAATCGAAAGTTACAACGGCACCGCGGCTATACGCTGCCTGAACAGCTTGAAGGTGAATCTCCCTCTCCTCATCACTTTTATCCAGAAAGTAATGAAAATCCGAACCATGCAAACCTGGATGATCCCCCACCACGGACTTCACATCAGAACCATTGACATCTGAGTTAAGACCACCCACACGACTAAAGTCGGTGGGAAACTCCTGCCCAAATATAAACTGATCACTAGCAGCAATCGCTCTAAGATTTTGAAACAAGGCTAGGGTTTCTTTGCTAGCATCTTCATCGACTACTTTTGCTGGGAGCTGGGTAGCAATGGACATGCTACCTGACATAAAGAAGATACAAGACGTGATAAAAGATCTAAGCTTTTCATTCATAAGCACAACCAATCCTCCTGAAGTTTGGATTAGTCGTAACCTTTAAAAAGCAACCAGGAAATAGTCTTTAACTGAAGTCTCACTTGTCTGAACTAAGATACAAATTGGCGAATTTAAAAACCTTCAATTGCGCCTAGAGTTTAGTTGCTTGAACTTCGCCAATTATCTATGAGCTCAATCGCTTTCTGAGGCCAAAACATCCCATCTTGGGGAGCCACTCCTTCTGGCCCCACACCATCGGATTCTCCAGGTGGCTTGATCCAAAGATAGCCATCGATTAAAGGATGCTTCACATCCAAAGTTGGAATACTGCCTAGGCCGACTCCATCGGGGTTGCACCATTCGTCGGGATTTTGAATTCCACGACCATTGCGACCTGTGTCGATCACAAAATGCTTGCCTCCTAGATATCGTGATATCTCTTCTCCGTAGCCAATATTCCGATCATTCTCAATGTAGTTTGAAACGTTTAAGGCAAAGCCATCGGCTATATCCACACCCGCACGGGCTAGGAATATTGAGATATGAGCAGCATCGAGCCAGTTAGGATTGCCTGCATCAATATATAGCTTTATTTTTGGGCATTGTTTCAGAATCTCAATAGAACTTCTTAACAGCGATATGAGCAGGTTGACTTGATCTTGATCCTCGTTGTTCGCCAGACCGCATAATGCATTCGGTTCGAGGATGATAATCGCCTTTGAAGAGCCTACTACGTTAGCAATGGTACGAATCCAATTGAGATAGTCTTCCACAAACGATAGCTCAATCGCCTTACCATAAGTCTCTTCTCTCAGGAATAGTCGGTAAATCACAAATATCGGGACACTGTCTGAATGATTAGCTTGCCGCATCAAACGGCTTAAGTCTGCATAAATATCGCGATTCCACTCCCCTAGCCAAACCGCTTGTGGCTGCTGAGCGAGAAAGAGAAGCTTCTGTCTTTCCGTCAGGTCGAGACTAGGAATCGTTTCAATCGCAGAGCGCACCTTGCTGTCTCTGCGCGTCCAAATTTTTTCAGAAGCGAAGTCTTTGGAGCGCACAACTTTGGAAAAAATCATCCGAGCTGGCGAATGCTTCGCAGTAATAAAATTCTCATACCGTTTCAACGCCTCCTGACGACGACTACGAGAAACGGTTAGATTTTGATCGTTGGTCATGGTGATCACTAGAGGAGAACGTTTAGAGAAGCGCTTGACATAATCAAGATTCACGATCGCATTTCTGTGAATCCTCACGAAGTTAAGGTTAGGTAGCGTCTTTTCAATCTCTCGAAGTGGCTTATCATAGGCCCAGCGATCCTTATCGGTGACAAGGTAGGTTTTGTGATTCTCACTCACGAAAAAGAGAATTTCGCTACTATGGAAAACTTTCTTGTTCACACCAATCTGTAAAATGAAATTGGAGTTCACGATATCATTTGCGGTTGTCATAGTCATCTGCCCTCAATAGAAAACCCTAAGGTGTCCTAGATGTATTATATGCCCCCTATGTAGCACAAAAACCTCGATAATTCAGTACTATGTAGAAAATTTTCCAAACTGAGTCGCCACAGAATTCCTGGAACCCTTTTTCAAAAATTTATGTAGGGTGGCTCCAATTAAAAGTTTTTTTGGGAAAATCAGTGAGTTTGCTGGCTCTTGAGGTGGGATAGAGAAACCATATGGAGTGATAAAAAAATGTGACTTTCGAAAAGATATACTTGAGTCTCCTACAAACGTCATATTGACCCTAAACAAGTCAGCTATGCTGAGCAATATTGTTCAAGAACGTCAATCAAACATTCGTGATCTTTAACAAGTGGAGGCGATTTGATTGAGCACAGAAGGGTGGAGCGAGATGCTCCACACCAGAGCCGATCTCATTATGGTTGTTGCCGATACGGACCACCGTTCGCGCTCCAAGCAACTCCGCTGGAGCGTTCATCTGGGCTGAGCCCGAAGCTGCCAAAGGCCAACTCACCGCTTTGAGTGATCTGTAGGGTCGAATAGAATTCACGGGGCTCGAAAACATCTCCTGCGGGCCCAGCCTGCCCAGTGACATCTTTACTCTCTCCAGCCACCCAATCGTCAAAGCCGTACAGCTGGGTACTATTTGCATCATCAATCAATGGTTCGTAATACAAGGTCACAGTAGCCTTCAGCAATTCCCCTTGCCAAGCCACAAGCCCCGCATCGTCGATGGATTCTAAATCGTAGATTCCACCATATTGCACCATAAATAATGGCTCAGTCTGACAATTGGCATCTTGAAAAGCCACCCGACCTTCCGCAAAGCTTTGGCTATCGAAAAGATAGATCATCGCATCGCCTTGCCCAAAACAGCGCCCAGTCCATTGCGACGCCATTAACTTAGCCTGGACAGCTTGCAATTCAGGCTGTGTTTCTGTCGTACCTCCTCCGGTTCCATCGGCGTCCCCTACTCCACCGCCCTCAAAGACACTGGAATCGGAATTCGACGTAGACTCTTGACTTTGCTCTGATTCAGGATTCTTTAACACACCTTCATCACAGGCTAGCGAAAGACTTGCGGTACCTATACTAAGAGCTACGTTTAACAACCGTTTCATTTTATCCCCTCCTACATTGAAATCCTTGTTACAAAGATTTCGTCGGGGAGTTCGATTATTACCTTAAGGGCAATTTTTACTCGGTATCAGACGAGGTACTGTTTGGAATCGCCATAGCTAACCGGGCAAGGATTGCCCAAGTGATCGTGGTGGGTCAGATCTTTTCCGCAGCCCGGAGAAATCGGGCATCAAACTCAGCACCTGCCTTTTTACTGGCATCCATATTGACAAAAATCTTGGGCTTACCTTGTATCAACTCATAAGACACACAAATCCCCATGCTACGAATTCCAGCGAAGGACAAAACCCTCTTATTTGGCAGCTTTTCCAGGCTAGCTAAGACCTGCTCCTCAATCCCCTTGCTGATATATACATTCGAGATCTTCTTATCTTCCAATACCTTGGCAAGATCTTGTGATGCAAGATCGATTTTCTTTACCTCAACCTCCATATTCTTAATCTTTTGTTTCTCTAGAATCGTGCTAAATGGCTCGAAGAAGTTATTTTCGTGAGATCTCGACTCCTCATTTTTCGAACTAAAGACAAAACCAATCACAATAGTTTGTTTGACACGATCTTCTAGATTCCGATCATACTTCAGCACCTTAGCTGTTAGCACACCTTGAAACTTAGGTGGAACATCGGCTGCCCATAATCGTTCTCTAAAGAGTACCCCAATGAGGAGAATCCAGATATATCTCATGAAATATTTCATTCTGACCTCATAACCGCAGTTGTATTTGTGAACAAGTTCTAATCTCCACTAGAGCGCAGGGCTATTGATTCCAATAAAGTAGGTGGCTGATAAGCTATCCGCATAGCCGTATTGGCTTTCATCACTCGCAGTTAAATTCCGGCCATTGAGAAAAATATCAACTAACGAGGTTACTTGATAAGAGACCTTGGCATTAAGAATCGTTACAGCACTAATCACATCAGTTTCTGTTTCATTGTAGTTACGAAATGTTTGTTCCCCTAAATGATACCCGTGCAGGTTAATAGCGACTTTTTCTACAGGTCGCAGTTCTAAGGTAAAACCGCCATACAACTCAGGTGTCGATTCAGTGAAGGACTCGTCCTCATCTTCCTTATCGTAGTAACTAGTCTGCTGGAAGGTCAAATAGGGATTGAACTGTAGAATATCCAAAGGCGATGTTTTGAGGCTTAAGGTTGTCCCAATCTGTTTAGCATTACGGTTGATGTTGTCATATTTCCAGGTTATTTGAGCCTTGTCGTCTACTGTTTCACTAGAGAGGTATTCAAGATCACTCAATTTATAGATAGACGATGAAAATAGGTTGAGATCTAATAGTAAGCTGCGTGAAAAACGTCCGCGATAACCAAGACTGAATGAATCGGTTGTCATGAGTTCTAACTCATCATTCCCTAGATAGAAAATATCGGCTGCATCTGTTGAAATTTTATAGCTCAAAAAGTTATCAACCATAAACGGAGCTCGATTCGCTCTCGAAACAGATGTATGAAAAATATGATCAAGATTCACCTTATATCGTGCTGAGAGCTGATAGGAACCGTATTGGGTATTTGGCTTATCGTACTGATCAATGCGAGCTGCCCCCAATAGCCGTAGCCGATCTTTGAAGAGCGGCTTCTCGGCGAATACGGCAAGAGCAGTAGTAGATAGTGTCTGTTTTCCATCGATAAAGTCACCATCATAGCTGGCCTGCCGAATACTCAGTTCAGGACGGATCAAGATCCCGGCCACTTGACTTGTATAATCCACAAGTGCATCTAAAACCTGCATCTTGTAACTCCACTCGGAAAAGCCAAGGCTTTCTTGCTCCCCTTGAATTGTGGATATCTGGACAGAAAGGTCTTCAAGCTTTAACCGAAGATCGAGATGGCTGGTATCCGATTCAAAGCTAGTGAGTGGCGTTGAGAAGCTATTGACCGCAACTTTCTGACTAAGTGATTTTTGAGAACTACCTGTCACCTTAAGATAGGACTGACTAGAGAATTTGTGATGAAGCTCTAAATTTACTCCGCCTTTTTTTAACGACGTTTCTGGGTCAGGGTAACGTTCATCTGGATTTGAAATTCGATAAGCCGGATCATCAAGGTTTTCTATATCAGGTTGACTCAAAGTTGAGGTCAATCGATCGAAGTCTCGATACTCACCAGCTGTCCAATCATAGTACTTTGCATCAGGCCTCTCACGTTGGCTGTGGTTGACTGATAGACGCAGGCTGGTGTTTTTAGAAATGGGATAGCTCAGAGCCGCTCCACCCACGTAATTTTCCGCCCCATTGCCATTAACATAGGCAGATTGTGTCATCGATCCATGAGTGACGGATCTCGTGACAATATTTAAAACCCCTGTCA contains:
- a CDS encoding ATP-binding protein — protein: MDHAARKLAGVAYISNDQMVIEFDIGTKGSGLKSWDRSGESFVIPKLNRSSLMEQAQEVATWVKGYTGYDRVMVYRFDQENNGEVIAEAKEQILEPFLGLNYPASDIPAQARALYKLNWIRIIADVDGEQAGIYPDIRTGRKHIDMTHSMSRSVSPIHLQYLRNMEVKASLSVSIVINDRLWGLIACHHYAPLYLSMQKRLNLEVLGQSFSHQLGSKEAEERASRTFERNEALHELILRLSKKKTLQAALDKMGKDLLKLQDACGFVYFSRGKFIKVGDTPTNDQISRLIQESKQGDLQATKYSHRQKDLPFPSQDIAGYLLSWLSLDKADVGTLWFRKEKIHQINWGGKPKAPNLPKAERLSPRGSFELWQETVKGESQRWSEADVLVSEKFNTYFAFHVVNKLLEAEVTVKKLQEADKAKDQFLANISHELRTPLNSILGWSQIALNRSATSQDKEDALRVIQNNAQTQSQLIKDLLDYSQIITGNLKLDVQQVYLPDIVNSVCEGFAAAAIAKNIKLCRSSEGHSLSVIGDPIRVKQIIWNLVSNAIKFSPHDSSVEVRLAKTDRAVSISVQDYGRGLDRDEMDLVFERFKQLDKDHKKKGLGLGLAIVKQLIELHGGEVSASSEGRGRGTIFQVEFPTVPVAFVDSESPKVSIYDEDELGSGGEFENLNVLIVEDETDAASFLQKVLSLQGANVKTAGNGIEALNLLSSDPKQNLVISDIGMPEMDGYELIKSLRSSPRSEVSSIKAIALTAYSYPKDRIRALEHGFNSYISKPVSTEELFAVIKSVMPNQ
- a CDS encoding response regulator — its product is MASYKILVAEDCEDVSKMLRRVIEIMGAEEHMTWQFCSNLKDLEELHLSLEPDLILSDISFPDGDSLSLLNRLSQDGKLDGKLLVAYTSYDYRHIPEAKIFDSYISKDTDPLQVINTCMSLVRNL
- a CDS encoding glycoside hydrolase family 26 protein, with the protein product MNEKLRSFITSCIFFMSGSMSIATQLPAKVVDEDASKETLALFQNLRAIAASDQFIFGQEFPTDFSRVGGLNSDVNGSDVKSVVGDHPGLHGSDFHYFLDKSDEEREIHLQAVQAAYSRGAVVTFDWHMTGPDGTSFYVSEKTKDLVPRILGKDPKALPWFLSKLDEMISIVNELGFPIVLRPFHEMNGDWFWWGNHIGNENYIQFYRLFVDYVKPRVNNVLFAWSPNIDPDFTYYPGDNYVDILGIDGYEPGSVSYFSIERMLESLAIITEYAEQKGKLAAFTETGHRNGYPQVDSRFWTEHILKPIVSHPKARGIAWVLTWINSTWSGPYVPHKGLTGTTAYQDFQEFFMHPATIFERDLPPMYQIR
- a CDS encoding glycoside hydrolase family 6 protein is translated as MTMTTANDIVNSNFILQIGVNKKVFHSSEILFFVSENHKTYLVTDKDRWAYDKPLREIEKTLPNLNFVRIHRNAIVNLDYVKRFSKRSPLVITMTNDQNLTVSRSRRQEALKRYENFITAKHSPARMIFSKVVRSKDFASEKIWTRRDSKVRSAIETIPSLDLTERQKLLFLAQQPQAVWLGEWNRDIYADLSRLMRQANHSDSVPIFVIYRLFLREETYGKAIELSFVEDYLNWIRTIANVVGSSKAIIILEPNALCGLANNEDQDQVNLLISLLRSSIEILKQCPKIKLYIDAGNPNWLDAAHISIFLARAGVDIADGFALNVSNYIENDRNIGYGEEISRYLGGKHFVIDTGRNGRGIQNPDEWCNPDGVGLGSIPTLDVKHPLIDGYLWIKPPGESDGVGPEGVAPQDGMFWPQKAIELIDNWRSSSN
- a CDS encoding YfiR family protein, producing the protein MRYIWILLIGVLFRERLWAADVPPKFQGVLTAKVLKYDRNLEDRVKQTIVIGFVFSSKNEESRSHENNFFEPFSTILEKQKIKNMEVEVKKIDLASQDLAKVLEDKKISNVYISKGIEEQVLASLEKLPNKRVLSFAGIRSMGICVSYELIQGKPKIFVNMDASKKAGAEFDARFLRAAEKI
- a CDS encoding TonB-dependent receptor plug domain-containing protein, with protein sequence MELSKHTLTSGAKLKLSVRLIVLFLMVLGAGNASSQDDDYLDLDLEDLLDIEIIELVTKKVEPLMDSSLPVSVLQRKDIIASGATSIPEALRLMPGVIVREQSSGVYDVHIHGYDDVSTNKLLPFPNSTIMLVMIDYRVVYNYFSGGVFWETLPIEIHDVERIELIRGPSSALYGPNAVTGVLNIVTRSVTHGSMTQSAYVNGNGAENYVGGAALSYPISKNTSLRLSVNHSQRERPDAKYYDWTAGEYRDFDRLTSTLSQPDIENLDDPAYRISNPDERYPDPETSLKKGGVNLELHHKFSSQSYLKVTGSSQKSLSQKVAVNSFSTPLTSFESDTSHLDLRLKLEDLSVQISTIQGEQESLGFSEWSYKMQVLDALVDYTSQVAGILIRPELSIRQASYDGDFIDGKQTLSTTALAVFAEKPLFKDRLRLLGAARIDQYDKPNTQYGSYQLSARYKVNLDHIFHTSVSRANRAPFMVDNFLSYKISTDAADIFYLGNDELELMTTDSFSLGYRGRFSRSLLLDLNLFSSSIYKLSDLEYLSSETVDDKAQITWKYDNINRNAKQIGTTLSLKTSPLDILQFNPYLTFQQTSYYDKEDEDESFTESTPELYGGFTLELRPVEKVAINLHGYHLGEQTFRNYNETETDVISAVTILNAKVSYQVTSLVDIFLNGRNLTASDESQYGYADSLSATYFIGINSPAL